From a single Labrenzia sp. PHM005 genomic region:
- a CDS encoding LarC family nickel insertion protein, with protein MHIHLDLVGGLSGDMFAGALLDMRPGLEPLVQNAIASLPLNKPGRVWRESRGDGVLTGSGLGIECQDAALGHAHTHFKDIRCLLETSGLAANVHSRALDIFCLLAKAEAQVHGVSVDKVAFHEVGALDSIIDIVAAAVLIDALSPASWSCSPVPVGSGRVKTQHGILPIPAPATLILLSGLPVFDDGVPGERITPTGAAILAHLQPGTGWPENPTHLQHSGTGFGTRKLDTIPNIVRAIQLGSMNAPQRETIVQLAFEIDDQTPEDLAAGLDEIRQTQGVRDVMSVPIVGKKGRQASGIRILCDLPDEHMVTQACFAQTTTLAVRRHILERTTLMRKEAFFDGIGVKLAERPGGVLTVKAEMDDLKANGNNHAERQALSDSARLNAVRDVAGLNK; from the coding sequence TTGCATATTCATCTGGATTTAGTCGGCGGTCTTTCTGGAGATATGTTTGCCGGAGCTCTTTTGGACATGCGCCCGGGACTGGAACCTCTCGTTCAAAACGCAATCGCCTCTTTGCCTTTGAACAAACCTGGGAGGGTTTGGCGGGAAAGCCGGGGTGACGGCGTTCTGACCGGTTCTGGTCTCGGCATAGAGTGTCAAGACGCAGCATTGGGACACGCGCATACACATTTCAAAGACATCCGCTGCCTTTTGGAAACATCCGGGCTCGCCGCTAATGTCCATTCCCGGGCCTTGGACATCTTTTGCCTCTTGGCCAAAGCAGAAGCACAGGTCCATGGTGTCTCGGTTGACAAGGTCGCGTTCCATGAAGTTGGTGCACTGGATTCCATCATTGATATTGTCGCTGCAGCCGTTTTGATTGATGCTCTCAGCCCTGCAAGCTGGTCGTGTTCACCAGTTCCGGTCGGCTCTGGCCGGGTGAAGACCCAACATGGCATCTTGCCAATTCCCGCTCCGGCAACATTGATCCTCTTATCTGGATTGCCCGTGTTTGATGACGGAGTTCCGGGCGAACGGATTACCCCCACCGGAGCGGCTATCCTGGCCCACCTTCAACCGGGAACTGGCTGGCCTGAGAATCCAACTCATTTACAGCACTCCGGGACCGGCTTTGGCACACGGAAACTGGACACTATTCCCAACATTGTCAGGGCCATACAGCTTGGCAGTATGAACGCGCCTCAACGCGAAACGATAGTGCAGCTGGCCTTTGAAATCGACGATCAAACTCCTGAGGACCTTGCCGCCGGTTTGGACGAAATCCGTCAGACACAGGGAGTCCGAGACGTTATGAGCGTACCGATTGTCGGAAAAAAGGGGCGCCAGGCGTCTGGCATACGCATCCTGTGCGACTTGCCGGACGAACACATGGTCACCCAAGCATGTTTTGCACAAACAACCACTTTGGCTGTCCGCCGGCATATTCTGGAACGCACCACCCTAATGCGCAAAGAAGCCTTTTTCGATGGTATCGGTGTGAAACTCGCTGAACGTCCTGGCGGGGTTTTGACTGTCAAAGCGGAAATGGATGACCTGAAAGCAAACGGCAACAATCATGCTGAGCGCCAGGCTTTATCCGACAGCGCGCGCCTTAATGCCGTCAGAGACGTGGCAGGTCTAAACAAATGA
- a CDS encoding lactonase family protein: MPDNSSLPSPSQENRFVYVGTFTAPHTAPGGLAPSTAEGIYICCMTDTGTLTPFHVVEAENPSYLTLHPNRTFLYSVNELGEDENGSPLGRVSAYRIDPSTGSLTFLNTQKTNGTWPCHCSVHPSGKYLMAANYGSGSFAVFEIHKDGSLSEMCFRANPGLHMQGHDAGRQEGPHAHMIASDPHRLRVFGVDLGLDRVWSWKLDHETGSLETSDLPFIPTASGHGPRHMTFDPEGRKAYLLNELSSSIDVFDCDLKRGSFLWRQTASTLPADTAFKRAVSDPINPGKVPDGTNTAAAISIHPTGKWLYASNRGMNSIVIYSIDQQTGQLSVLDWVSTGGEIPRTMEIDPTGRFLCVGNQNSGTVAVFKIDQSNGMLCGPECLSNIPTPTAILFGAKKKQEI, encoded by the coding sequence ATGCCAGACAATTCCTCTCTTCCGTCTCCCTCCCAAGAGAACCGGTTTGTCTACGTGGGTACGTTTACCGCTCCTCACACAGCGCCAGGCGGGCTGGCACCTTCAACAGCGGAGGGCATCTATATTTGCTGTATGACGGACACCGGTACGCTCACGCCATTTCATGTGGTGGAAGCCGAAAACCCGTCCTATTTGACACTCCATCCCAACAGGACGTTTCTCTATAGTGTCAATGAACTTGGCGAAGATGAAAACGGCTCTCCGCTCGGCCGGGTCAGCGCATACCGGATAGATCCGTCGACTGGCAGTTTAACTTTTTTGAACACACAAAAAACCAACGGAACCTGGCCTTGCCACTGCAGTGTTCACCCTTCTGGCAAATACTTGATGGCAGCCAATTATGGCTCAGGTTCTTTTGCAGTCTTTGAAATTCATAAAGACGGCAGTCTGTCGGAGATGTGTTTTCGGGCAAATCCTGGGCTGCACATGCAAGGCCATGATGCCGGCCGGCAAGAAGGGCCGCACGCACATATGATCGCGAGCGATCCCCACAGGCTCAGGGTCTTCGGAGTTGATTTGGGGTTGGATCGCGTCTGGAGTTGGAAGCTGGATCACGAAACAGGTTCGCTGGAAACATCCGACCTGCCTTTCATACCGACTGCCAGCGGCCATGGGCCGCGCCACATGACCTTCGATCCAGAAGGCCGAAAGGCCTATCTTTTGAACGAACTATCATCTTCGATTGACGTTTTTGACTGTGACCTGAAACGCGGCTCTTTTTTGTGGCGGCAGACTGCATCCACCTTGCCGGCGGATACAGCCTTTAAGCGAGCTGTTTCAGACCCCATCAATCCTGGAAAAGTGCCGGATGGAACAAACACTGCAGCCGCAATTTCCATCCATCCAACTGGAAAATGGCTCTACGCAAGCAATCGCGGCATGAACTCGATTGTTATCTATTCCATTGATCAGCAAACCGGCCAGCTTTCTGTGCTGGACTGGGTTAGCACGGGCGGCGAAATCCCAAGAACGATGGAAATTGACCCAACCGGCAGGTTCCTGTGTGTTGGCAATCAAAACAGCGGAACCGTCGCGGTTTTCAAGATTGATCAGAGCAATGGAATGTTATGCGGGCCAGAGTGCCTTTCGAACATTCCGACACCAACTGCGATCCTGTTCGGCGCCAAAAAGAAACAAGAAATCTGA
- a CDS encoding TRAP transporter substrate-binding protein, producing MIRKLAIALGVAAVGFSTVASAETLLRIGHGANEQYHMHRALLHFEKLVEEGSNGEIDVQIFPSSQLGPDREMIEGVQSGVLEMAVSPSSFFAGWDPAFAVIELPYMYASKDIALKVLNSEAGDDMLARLNDQGVVGLGWLENGLRHVTNNVRPIKAPADLDGVKLRTMKVPAHVATFKALGANPTPMNFGEVYSALQQGVIDGQENPIALIDSQRFYEVQKHVSLTGHVFTVYIPVVSQSFFSSLSAEHQQLLRDSIAAAEAHQQQLVNSEEAGQLEKIKEAGVNVVDLSEEQRQVFSEQTKSVRAEYRDQVGAEAFDAWVAAVTANTGN from the coding sequence TTGATTAGGAAATTGGCAATTGCTCTGGGTGTGGCTGCTGTAGGTTTCAGCACCGTCGCGTCCGCGGAAACGTTGTTGCGTATCGGTCATGGCGCCAACGAACAGTATCACATGCATCGCGCTTTGCTTCATTTTGAGAAGCTTGTTGAAGAAGGATCCAACGGGGAGATCGACGTTCAAATCTTTCCGTCTTCGCAGCTTGGACCAGACCGTGAAATGATCGAAGGCGTCCAGTCCGGCGTTCTTGAAATGGCGGTTTCGCCGTCTTCTTTTTTTGCTGGTTGGGACCCTGCTTTTGCAGTGATTGAACTCCCCTACATGTACGCCAGCAAGGACATCGCGTTAAAGGTTCTCAACAGCGAAGCCGGTGACGACATGCTGGCAAGATTGAACGATCAGGGTGTCGTAGGTCTGGGTTGGTTGGAAAATGGCCTACGCCATGTGACCAACAACGTCCGCCCGATCAAGGCTCCAGCCGACCTTGATGGTGTGAAGCTACGGACAATGAAGGTTCCGGCGCATGTTGCAACGTTCAAGGCGCTCGGCGCGAACCCAACACCGATGAACTTCGGCGAAGTCTATTCCGCGCTGCAACAGGGTGTGATTGACGGGCAGGAAAACCCGATCGCATTGATCGACAGCCAGCGCTTCTATGAAGTTCAAAAGCATGTGTCCCTGACCGGTCACGTGTTTACCGTGTACATTCCGGTCGTCAGTCAATCTTTCTTCTCCAGCTTGTCTGCCGAGCATCAGCAATTGCTTCGAGATTCAATTGCTGCAGCTGAAGCCCATCAGCAGCAATTGGTCAATTCCGAAGAAGCTGGTCAGCTTGAAAAGATCAAGGAAGCCGGTGTGAACGTTGTTGATCTGAGCGAGGAGCAGCGTCAGGTCTTTTCTGAGCAAACCAAAAGTGTTCGTGCAGAATACCGCGACCAGGTTGGTGCAGAAGCCTTTGATGCCTGGGTTGCCGCAGTGACCGCAAACACCGGCAATTAA
- the larB gene encoding nickel pincer cofactor biosynthesis protein LarB, whose product MTHFPAIIMDEQRRARTGVEEAVLCEQKTVDQIGDIIRMSQAENIRRLYTRLSFEKFDAIPAPQRDLLRYRRDACIAVQGEVADIPGPPQTAIVSGGSSDAPVALEVQETLAFHGHSSLLIQDVGVAGLWRLLERVKDIAAMPVVIAVAGMDAALPTVLSGLIPSIVIGVPSSTGYGAARGGETALNAMLASCSPGLTVTNIDNGYGAACAAMRALNMLNNTPATAAKLDKIRITNQETAY is encoded by the coding sequence ATGACCCATTTCCCAGCCATCATCATGGATGAACAGCGCCGTGCCCGCACGGGTGTCGAAGAAGCTGTCTTGTGCGAGCAAAAGACGGTTGACCAGATCGGAGATATCATCCGGATGAGCCAAGCGGAGAACATTCGGCGGCTCTACACCCGTCTGTCGTTTGAGAAGTTTGACGCCATTCCTGCGCCCCAGAGAGATCTGCTGAGGTACCGCCGGGACGCCTGCATTGCTGTTCAAGGCGAGGTTGCGGATATACCCGGCCCACCTCAAACCGCCATTGTTTCCGGCGGCTCCTCGGATGCCCCCGTCGCCTTGGAGGTTCAAGAAACGCTGGCCTTTCACGGCCATTCCAGCCTGTTGATTCAGGATGTCGGCGTGGCAGGTCTCTGGCGTTTACTGGAACGGGTAAAGGATATTGCCGCCATGCCTGTTGTGATTGCCGTAGCCGGAATGGACGCAGCCCTGCCAACAGTCCTTTCGGGGCTTATTCCCTCAATCGTTATTGGCGTCCCCAGCTCAACAGGTTACGGCGCTGCACGCGGCGGCGAAACCGCACTGAACGCCATGCTGGCCAGCTGCTCTCCCGGATTGACGGTCACCAATATTGACAACGGCTATGGCGCGGCCTGCGCCGCAATGCGGGCTCTAAACATGCTGAACAATACCCCTGCGACCGCAGCAAAATTGGATAAGATTCGGATTACCAATCAAGAAACCGCTTACTAG
- a CDS encoding lactate racemase domain-containing protein, whose translation MDLGPIDVTIEGGMDYPFPPLIPVAQRFARPRLTDVEGVIRSEVARIVAADLAGKRIAITVGSRGIAELPRVIKALIVELRLRNAEPFIVPSMGSHGGATAAGQVKVLEGYGITEASVEAPIHSSMDVVLVDRLEDGTPLYLDKYAYEADGIVIANKVKPHADFKGQYESGLVKMLCVGLGKHKGAVALHDHGFGRFHNLLPKAAERLLTKVPVLFGLAVLENAYDDLMHLEAIPADQIMHREKDLLETAKASIGRLQFPEIDVLIVDEIGKNISGEGMDPNVTGRPGSRLPGFDAPDIQKIVALDVTPQSYGNGVGIGSADLTTRRCVEKINLGAMYTNAITATILEPAKLPMILNSDRDAICVALKTCNRITPDTAKIVRIKNTLEVEKISVSPALLPHVQTSGDFDVLGQPETIKFDHSGRII comes from the coding sequence ATGGATCTTGGACCTATTGATGTAACCATTGAGGGCGGGATGGACTATCCCTTTCCGCCTCTCATTCCGGTCGCCCAGAGGTTTGCAAGGCCGCGTCTTACGGATGTGGAAGGGGTGATCCGGTCCGAAGTGGCGCGTATTGTAGCGGCAGATCTGGCAGGGAAACGGATCGCGATTACAGTTGGCAGCCGGGGTATCGCTGAGCTGCCCAGAGTTATCAAAGCCCTGATTGTTGAACTTCGCTTACGGAACGCTGAGCCGTTCATTGTTCCGTCAATGGGCAGCCATGGCGGCGCAACAGCGGCGGGCCAGGTCAAGGTTCTGGAGGGATATGGAATAACCGAAGCCTCGGTTGAGGCGCCGATCCATTCGTCCATGGATGTGGTTCTGGTCGATCGTTTGGAAGATGGCACACCGCTTTATCTCGACAAATACGCCTATGAAGCCGATGGCATCGTCATCGCCAACAAGGTCAAACCGCATGCCGATTTCAAGGGGCAATATGAGAGCGGCTTAGTCAAGATGCTCTGTGTTGGCCTTGGCAAACACAAGGGCGCTGTGGCGCTCCACGATCACGGATTTGGCAGGTTTCACAACCTGTTGCCAAAGGCAGCCGAACGCCTTCTGACGAAGGTCCCGGTTCTGTTTGGTCTTGCTGTTCTGGAAAACGCCTATGACGATCTGATGCATCTGGAAGCTATTCCAGCTGATCAAATCATGCACCGTGAAAAGGACCTTCTGGAAACAGCCAAAGCCTCCATCGGCCGGCTGCAGTTTCCCGAAATTGATGTTCTGATTGTGGACGAGATCGGCAAAAACATCAGTGGCGAGGGCATGGATCCCAATGTCACGGGTCGCCCGGGATCGCGCCTGCCAGGGTTCGATGCGCCGGACATTCAGAAGATCGTTGCGCTGGATGTCACCCCTCAGTCCTACGGAAATGGGGTTGGGATTGGCAGTGCTGACCTTACCACCCGGCGCTGTGTCGAGAAGATCAATCTGGGTGCTATGTACACGAACGCCATCACAGCGACCATCTTGGAACCGGCCAAACTTCCGATGATCTTGAACTCGGATCGCGATGCCATTTGTGTGGCTTTGAAAACCTGCAACCGGATCACGCCTGACACTGCAAAAATCGTGCGGATCAAAAACACGCTTGAGGTGGAAAAAATCTCCGTTTCCCCGGCACTTTTGCCTCATGTGCAGACAAGCGGCGACTTTGATGTGCTGGGTCAACCCGAAACGATCAAGTTCGATCATTCCGGTAGAATTATCTAA
- a CDS encoding TRAP transporter large permease — translation MIAAVLFISLIVLLFMSVPIGICLGLATMIVMLFVDGAPPLVLLARSVVTGADSFPLVAVPLFVLAGDLMQSGGMSRRLVAFANALIGHIRAGLAYVNVLACVFFAAISGSSPATVAAIGSNMIPEMEKVGYSRRFSSALTASSGMIGVMIPPSIPFIIYGVTAEVSIGKLFLAGVIPGLMFAVMFMFVARFLLRKEEAALDAKQTFSPASVASTFRKSFWALLVPGIILGGIYSGVFTPTEAGAVAVVYAAFVGIFIYKDIKVSELPGVLAQSALTSGTILVLVVMAAAFGRLATLAQIPAQLASGLTSISDNPILILLLINLLLLLIGMFMETISSIIIMTPILLPVAAAIGVDPIVFGVILTVNLAIGFCTPPLGVNLFVASGISGVSIERLSVAVLPFFAGMLLLLMAVTYVPALSLTLPSLW, via the coding sequence ATGATTGCGGCAGTTCTTTTTATCTCCCTCATCGTCCTGTTGTTTATGAGTGTTCCAATCGGAATTTGCCTTGGGCTGGCAACGATGATCGTCATGCTGTTTGTGGACGGTGCGCCGCCTCTAGTCTTGCTGGCCCGGTCTGTCGTGACCGGGGCCGACTCCTTTCCTCTGGTTGCCGTGCCGCTGTTCGTTCTGGCGGGGGATCTGATGCAAAGCGGGGGCATGTCGCGTCGCCTGGTTGCCTTCGCGAATGCTTTGATTGGTCATATTCGGGCCGGTCTTGCGTATGTGAACGTTTTGGCCTGTGTTTTCTTTGCAGCCATCTCAGGCTCCTCGCCTGCAACAGTCGCTGCCATCGGATCAAACATGATCCCTGAAATGGAGAAGGTCGGCTACAGCCGCAGGTTCAGCAGTGCGCTGACGGCCTCTTCCGGAATGATTGGAGTGATGATCCCACCAAGCATTCCTTTCATCATCTATGGTGTGACTGCTGAGGTTTCCATCGGAAAGCTGTTCCTCGCGGGCGTCATTCCGGGGCTCATGTTCGCTGTCATGTTTATGTTCGTGGCCCGCTTCCTTCTGCGCAAAGAAGAAGCGGCACTGGATGCCAAGCAGACTTTTTCGCCAGCTTCCGTGGCGTCCACCTTCCGGAAGTCCTTTTGGGCCCTCTTGGTTCCTGGGATCATTCTGGGTGGTATCTACAGCGGTGTATTCACTCCGACTGAAGCGGGTGCTGTTGCCGTTGTATATGCGGCGTTTGTCGGCATCTTTATCTACAAGGACATCAAAGTGTCAGAACTGCCGGGTGTTTTGGCGCAGAGTGCCTTGACCAGTGGCACCATCCTGGTTCTGGTGGTAATGGCTGCCGCCTTTGGCCGTCTGGCAACCTTGGCTCAAATTCCGGCACAGTTGGCCAGCGGGCTGACCAGCATTTCAGACAACCCGATCTTGATCCTTCTCCTGATCAACTTGCTGCTCCTGCTGATCGGCATGTTCATGGAGACCATCTCCTCGATCATAATCATGACGCCGATCTTGCTCCCGGTTGCGGCTGCAATCGGAGTTGATCCAATCGTATTCGGCGTGATTTTAACTGTGAATCTGGCCATTGGGTTCTGCACGCCGCCGCTCGGGGTGAATCTGTTTGTGGCCAGCGGAATTTCTGGGGTGTCGATCGAACGCCTCAGTGTTGCAGTGCTGCCGTTTTTTGCTGGTATGTTGCTACTGCTGATGGCAGTTACCTATGTTCCAGCACTTTCTTTGACGCTCCCGTCCTTGTGGTAG
- a CDS encoding GntR family transcriptional regulator, with translation MVIERPKSLRDLVLDNLRRRIVSGQLAMGQALSERKISDDLQVSKTPVREALAQLREEGLVEIEPQKGAKVFTLTGDEVDQICDFRLTIELAAFKHALWNDRDALVEDMSKIVADMHEELSKGEVESYLDLDTEFHRLAFKYCGNEYLASSYERYEGKIAALRTHMAALPDHTIKSMQEHRDLLEVCRNRDLDRLQDVLKTHFNRTRDCYAQTLG, from the coding sequence ATGGTGATTGAGCGCCCAAAATCACTGCGAGATCTGGTTTTGGATAATTTGCGCCGTCGCATCGTCAGTGGGCAGCTGGCAATGGGGCAAGCCTTGTCTGAACGCAAGATCTCAGACGATCTACAAGTGTCCAAAACGCCAGTCAGAGAAGCACTCGCCCAGTTGCGTGAAGAAGGTCTCGTTGAGATTGAGCCTCAAAAGGGAGCCAAGGTCTTCACACTGACGGGCGATGAAGTCGACCAGATCTGTGATTTCCGGCTAACCATTGAGCTGGCTGCATTCAAACATGCCTTGTGGAACGACCGGGACGCGCTGGTTGAGGATATGAGCAAAATTGTAGCGGATATGCACGAGGAACTGTCCAAGGGTGAGGTCGAATCCTACTTGGATCTGGACACAGAATTTCACCGCTTGGCCTTTAAGTACTGCGGCAACGAGTATCTCGCTTCGAGCTATGAGCGATATGAAGGCAAGATAGCGGCGCTGCGTACCCATATGGCGGCACTTCCAGATCACACCATCAAATCAATGCAGGAGCATCGTGATTTGCTCGAAGTGTGCAGAAATCGCGATTTGGACCGGCTCCAGGACGTGTTGAAAACTCACTTCAATCGGACCCGGGATTGCTACGCTCAGACACTCGGCTAG
- a CDS encoding NAD(P)-dependent oxidoreductase, with protein sequence MSKRVMITGASGHLGGKLFDHLKTETDCHPIGLDIRETNRPDCHVADFSAPGDWIELLDGTDVIVHLAADRSPDASWGSSIENNMNATLNLLHAAAKHDVKRFVFASSNWLHGGYRFSKELLTPDLEPKPVNAYGVSKLFGERLGEYFSREYGLSFISMRIGWTQWTHGNRPGRHMAMGRWGQEMWLSDRDYLNGMTCAVQAEDVNYAVLNLISDNAGMRWDLEPTRAVIGYVPMDSWKADVPAAMAAKSWLLKQVTTTFPAWFKARFPDW encoded by the coding sequence ATGAGCAAGCGGGTTATGATCACCGGAGCGTCAGGGCACCTTGGAGGCAAGCTCTTTGATCACCTGAAAACAGAGACCGACTGTCATCCAATTGGATTGGATATCCGCGAAACCAACAGGCCCGATTGCCACGTAGCGGATTTCTCTGCACCTGGAGATTGGATCGAGCTTCTTGACGGTACAGATGTCATCGTCCATTTGGCAGCCGATCGCAGCCCGGATGCCAGTTGGGGCTCGTCTATCGAAAACAACATGAATGCCACTCTCAATCTTCTCCATGCTGCGGCCAAGCATGACGTAAAACGATTTGTTTTTGCGAGTTCCAACTGGCTGCATGGCGGATACCGGTTTTCAAAGGAGCTGCTGACACCGGATTTGGAGCCAAAACCGGTCAATGCCTACGGCGTCTCCAAGCTGTTTGGAGAGCGCCTTGGCGAATATTTCTCGCGTGAATATGGGCTTTCTTTCATAAGCATGCGGATTGGCTGGACACAGTGGACCCACGGCAACCGGCCTGGCCGGCATATGGCCATGGGACGGTGGGGCCAGGAAATGTGGCTCAGCGACCGGGATTATCTCAACGGCATGACATGTGCCGTTCAGGCCGAAGATGTGAATTATGCTGTCCTCAATTTAATCTCGGACAACGCCGGTATGCGCTGGGATCTTGAACCCACGCGCGCCGTTATTGGTTATGTTCCGATGGACAGTTGGAAAGCCGATGTACCGGCGGCGATGGCCGCAAAATCCTGGCTTTTGAAACAGGTAACAACAACATTTCCCGCGTGGTTCAAGGCGCGGTTTCCGGATTGGTAA
- a CDS encoding adenine nucleotide alpha hydrolase, whose protein sequence is MTPLLTGILTEIGPAALAVSGGIDSLTLAAIAVPQSPESRVFHAVSPAVPRAATERVRQLAMQLGWPLTILDAKEFSNSNYRSNPINRCFYCKNNLYNALSKHSSLPILSGTNLDDLQDFRPGLKAASLKNVRHPFVEAGIGKDQIRELARKAGLGDLADLPASPCLSSRITTGLRIEPDQLNRIEKIEAALHAVYPGIDVRCRLRPEGYQIEFDAEELATICSSTLSSLAQPFLGPGDTLLPTIPYQRGSAFLTETG, encoded by the coding sequence ATGACGCCACTGCTCACTGGAATTCTTACAGAAATCGGTCCTGCTGCTTTGGCTGTCAGTGGCGGAATCGACAGCCTGACATTGGCTGCAATCGCTGTTCCGCAGTCGCCGGAAAGCAGGGTGTTTCATGCAGTGTCGCCTGCAGTCCCCCGTGCGGCGACAGAACGCGTCCGTCAACTTGCCATGCAGTTGGGTTGGCCTTTGACCATCCTGGACGCCAAGGAATTTTCAAACTCAAACTACCGGAGCAATCCGATAAATCGCTGTTTTTATTGTAAAAACAACCTCTACAACGCTTTGTCGAAGCACTCCAGCCTGCCTATTTTGTCGGGCACAAACCTGGATGACTTGCAAGATTTCCGGCCTGGTCTCAAAGCTGCCTCACTAAAAAATGTCCGGCACCCGTTCGTGGAAGCCGGTATCGGCAAAGACCAGATCCGCGAGCTGGCCCGCAAAGCTGGTCTTGGGGACCTGGCGGATCTTCCAGCTTCGCCTTGTTTGTCCAGCCGGATCACCACAGGTCTCCGGATAGAACCGGACCAGTTGAACCGTATCGAAAAGATAGAGGCGGCACTCCATGCGGTTTATCCGGGCATTGATGTTCGGTGCCGATTGAGGCCTGAAGGATATCAGATCGAGTTTGATGCAGAAGAATTGGCGACTATCTGCTCGTCCACCCTCTCGAGCCTGGCCCAGCCGTTTCTTGGTCCCGGAGACACGCTTCTGCCCACCATTCCTTATCAGCGCGGCAGCGCATTCTTGACGGAAACAGGATGA
- a CDS encoding TRAP transporter small permease — protein MTVLRWMDANAERYLAAALLAFIVLLISFNVVMRYVFNASLSWGEELTLWTFVWFIWIAVSYGFHKREHIRITVLKDQLPDRVQLMLDMLVDVLILMFLTLLTYECLKLIQLPYVAKQKSVVLGLPIPILYASAPVGAALSSIRVVQHLLSTVSEFRGSSSGQVS, from the coding sequence ATGACGGTGCTCCGTTGGATGGACGCCAATGCTGAACGCTACTTGGCCGCAGCTCTGCTTGCATTCATCGTGCTGTTAATCAGCTTCAACGTCGTCATGCGGTATGTTTTTAACGCGTCGCTATCCTGGGGCGAGGAGCTGACCTTATGGACTTTTGTCTGGTTCATTTGGATCGCGGTCAGTTACGGCTTTCACAAGCGGGAGCATATCCGGATTACTGTGTTAAAGGACCAGCTTCCGGACCGCGTTCAACTGATGCTGGACATGCTGGTTGATGTCCTAATCCTGATGTTCTTGACCCTCCTGACCTATGAGTGCCTGAAACTCATTCAGTTACCCTATGTGGCAAAGCAAAAGTCGGTGGTGCTCGGGCTTCCCATTCCAATCCTCTATGCATCAGCGCCGGTTGGCGCTGCGCTTTCATCCATTCGCGTTGTCCAACACTTGTTGAGCACTGTGTCTGAGTTCCGGGGTTCCAGCAGCGGGCAAGTCTCATGA
- a CDS encoding GntR family transcriptional regulator, which yields MSESISGAIKRPTALSDSAAEQIRKAIIEGDFDLGEALPEAKLTKSLGISKTPIREALSLLKKEGLVVTYPQRGAFVFSMTRDCIVQLCSFRYAMESVAMDMALDRARQQLLEDMADNLRDMLEVYDTADFKRFTALDTAFHDCLFHHAGNAYVSASYQMAASKVATLRTHLSQGNKRTDYVVEEHSAILEALKNNQTRKAKSVLRRHIFRGVEVYEELIPASERKGN from the coding sequence GTGAGCGAGAGTATTTCAGGGGCGATAAAACGTCCGACGGCACTGAGCGACAGCGCAGCCGAACAGATTCGCAAAGCGATTATCGAGGGTGATTTCGACCTAGGAGAAGCTTTGCCGGAAGCGAAGCTGACGAAAAGCTTGGGTATCAGTAAAACGCCTATTCGCGAAGCATTGTCGTTGCTGAAGAAAGAAGGGCTGGTCGTTACCTACCCTCAGCGGGGTGCTTTTGTTTTCTCCATGACGCGGGACTGTATCGTTCAACTGTGCTCCTTTCGCTACGCCATGGAGAGTGTCGCTATGGATATGGCACTCGACCGCGCACGGCAGCAGCTGTTGGAAGACATGGCTGATAATCTGCGAGACATGCTAGAGGTCTATGACACCGCTGATTTCAAGCGTTTCACAGCGTTAGACACGGCCTTTCATGACTGTCTCTTCCATCATGCAGGCAACGCCTATGTGTCAGCGTCCTATCAAATGGCGGCCAGCAAGGTAGCAACACTCAGGACCCATCTCTCACAAGGAAACAAGCGGACTGACTATGTGGTTGAAGAACACAGCGCGATACTGGAAGCCCTCAAGAACAATCAGACGCGCAAGGCGAAATCTGTTCTTCGGCGGCACATTTTCCGCGGAGTCGAAGTCTACGAGGAGCTGATCCCCGCATCAGAGCGCAAGGGAAACTGA